The proteins below are encoded in one region of Salvelinus fontinalis isolate EN_2023a chromosome 10, ASM2944872v1, whole genome shotgun sequence:
- the LOC129863935 gene encoding sororin-B-like, with protein sequence MSNETHQSFLADSTSQPRRRSARLTSPNQSVPNSAPTDTVKRSITVRKIAPRKTQFNVPSEDNKENEQRLSEGSLKKAKISIPGPAQVPPPKATMLSLILPPSPPLPPSPPYPQAAANSEDSAWSQKVRRSYSRLSLGGRSFERPQSQDVSSPSLRRETLFGFEKLQTPQVLRKVEGSRVGPEASKSFCGVSSFTLIEGDDSAAPVPDVNIPGVAVVKEKRRRKKVPQIKLAELDDLAAKMNAEFEEAEGFDLVVESTHRSSSKTLTCN encoded by the exons ATGAGCAACGAGACACATCAATCCTTTTTGGCTG ATTCTACCAGCCAGCCACGAAGGAGGTCAGCGCGGTTGACCTCTCCAAATCAAAGTGTCCCCAACTCA GCTCCTACAGACACTGTGAAACGCAGCATCACTGTGAGGAAGATTGCGCCCAGGAAAACACAATTCAAT GTACCCTCAGAGGACAACAAAGAAAATGAACAAAGATTGTCTGAAGGCAGTCTGAAGAAGGCCAAAATTTCTATCCCAGGACCTGCCCAGGTTCCTCCACCAAAAGCCACCATGCTCTCCCTGATCTTGCCCCCCTCACCACCCTTGCCCCCCTCACCACCCTATCCCCAGGCTGCAGCGAACTCTGAGGACTCAGCATGGTCACAGAAGGTGCGTCGGTCCTACAGCCGCCTAAGCCTAGGGGGCCGTTCGTTTGAGCGTCCCCAAAGCCAGGACGTGTCCTCCCCATCTTTGCGTCGGGAGACCCTGTTTGGGTTTGAGAAGCTTCAGACACCCCAGGTTCTCCGCAAGGTGGAGGGTTCCAGGGTGGGCCCTGAGGCCTCCAAGTCATTCTGTGGAGTCAGCTCCTTCACCCTGATAGAAGGGGACGACAGTGCTGCTCCTGTGCCAGATGTCAACATCCCTGGTGTTGCTGTggtaaaggagaagaggaggaggaagaaggttCCTCAAATAAAA CTGGCAGAGCTGGACGACCTTGCGGCAAAGATGAATGCAGAGTTTGAAGAGGCGGAAGGATTTGATTTGGTGGTGGAATCAACTCATAGGTCATCCTCAAAGACTTTGACATGTAACTAG